The following proteins come from a genomic window of Megalobrama amblycephala isolate DHTTF-2021 linkage group LG1, ASM1881202v1, whole genome shotgun sequence:
- the LOC125243939 gene encoding gastrula zinc finger protein XlCGF57.1-like isoform X4 codes for MEFIKEETEDMKIIIKDETEDMKIEDIEEQTDLTALREASHELNEREEEKEHYDKHDFMTGERSMLAKKTSSRKRVQKTETKRYFTCQQCGKSFDQHRNLQVHMRIHTGEKPFSCRQCGKSFSQKGHLQVHMRIHTAEKPYTCKLCGKSFIQKGHLKVHMRIHTGECPFACEQCGQSFSEKANLIVHMRSHTGEKPYTCQQCGKSFSEKGNLTVHMRIHTGEKRHTCQECGKSFSLKGKLEIHMRFHTGEEPYTCQECGKSFRYNGSLTGHMRIHTGESPFACQQCGKSFSGKGNLENHIRIHTGEKPYTCQECGKSFSHKGNLKDHMRTHTGEKPYTCTMCGNGFSRQQILREHMNIHTGEKPFTCVQCGKSFTHKLSLYKHMKIHTGEKPYTCDQCGKSFTHKSSLYNHMKIHTGEKPFMCDQCGKSFIYKGNLKEHMGIHSKENSFRSRHSGKSRGVKST; via the coding sequence ATCTAACAGCACTGAGAGAGGCTAGCCATGAACTTAATGAAagggaagaagagaaagaacatTATGATAAACATGATTTCATGACTGGGGAAAGGTCGATGCTGGCTAAAAagacttcctcacgaaaaagaGTTCAAAAGACAGAAACTAAAAGatatttcacctgccaacagtgtggaaagagttttgatCAGCATAGAAACCTtcaagtccacatgagaattcacactggagagaaacctttttCTTGCCggcaatgtggaaagagtttcagtcaaaaaggacACCTtcaagtccacatgagaattcacactgcaGAAAAACCTTACACCTGCAaactgtgtggaaagagtttcattcaaaaaggacaccttaaagtccacatgagaattcacactggagagtgTCCATTTGCCTGTGAacagtgtggacagagtttcagtgaAAAAGCAAACCTAATAGTCCACATGAgatctcacactggagaaaagccttacacctgccaacaatgtggaaagagtttcagtgagAAAGGAAACCTTACagttcacatgagaattcacactggagaaaagcgtcatacctgtcaagagtgtggaaagagtttcagtctaaaaggaaaacttgaaatccacatgagatttcacactggagaagagccttacacctgtcaagagtgtggaaagagtttccgTTATAATGGAAGCCTTACaggccacatgagaattcacactggagagagcccattcgcctgccaacagtgtggaaagagtttcagtggaAAAGGAAACCTTGAAAACCAcataagaattcacactggagaaaagccttacacctgtcaagagtgtggaaagagtttcagtcataaaggaaaccttaaagaccacatgagaactcacactggagaaaagccttacacctgtaCTATGTGTGGGAATGGCTTTTCACGGCAACAAATCCTTAGGGaacacatgaatattcacactggagagaagccttttacatgtgttcagtgtggaaagagtttcacacataaaTTGTCACTATATaaacacatgaaaattcacactggGGAGAAGCCAtatacatgtgatcagtgtggaaagagtttcacacataaaTCGTCACTTTATAaccacatgaaaattcacactggagagaagccattcatgtgtgatcagtgtggaaagagtttcatatATAAAGGTAACCTTAAGGAGCACATGGGGATTCACTCAAAAGAGAACTCTTTTAGAAGTCGTCACTCTGGAaagagcagaggtgtaaagagtacctga